GCGCGGTACGCACGAAGTCTTCATGCAGCACCTCGACGAAGGCCGAGCGCGTGAAGCGTGCCATCACGGCGGCCACGGCCGCGCCCAACGTAATCGAGGGCAGTATGTAGCTCTTCCACGAGTCGGCCCCGATGGTCGGCAACCAGCCGAGCTGCACCGAGAAAATCTGCATCAGCAGCATGCCCAGCGCGAATGCCGGGAACGAGATACCGGAGACGGCAAAGGTCATGCCCAGCCGATCCGGCCAGCGATTACGCCACACCGCCGAGGCCACACCCAGCCCCATACCGATCACCACCGACCACACCATGCTCACCAGCGTGAGCCACAGCGTCGGCAGGAAGCGGCTGGATATCTCTTGCGAGACCGGCTGCTTGCTGCGCATCGACAGACCGAAATCGCCGCGCACGGCGTTCGTGATGAAGGACGTGAACTGCGTAAGCAGCGGCTTATCGAGGCCGAGATCCTGACGCACCAGCGCCACGGTCGCCTCGTCCGCCTGCGGACCGGCGGCCAGACGCGCCGGATCGCCCGGCAGCATGTGCACGAAGGCGAACACCAGCACGGCCACGATCAGCAGCGTGGGGATCAGGCCGAGCAGGCGTTTGAGAAAGTAATTGAGCATCGCAGTCTTGCCGAACGTCTTGCCGAAACCATGTCTTGCGGTAGACCGCGCCGCCAGCGTCGAAGCTGCTTGGCTGGGCCGGGCGGCGCGGGGAACATCACACTCGCATCGCTCGCGCGAAGCCCCGGAACGCCGGGGCCCACACGCGCCACGCGATTACTTCATCGAGATGTCGGTGAAGTTGAACGAACCGTCAGGCATCGTGTACACGCCGGTCAGGTTCTTGTTACGTGCGTACAGCAGCTTTTCCGTCACGAGGAACGCCCAGGGCGCGTCGTTCCAGATCTTTTGTTGTGCGTCCGTGTACAGCTTCGTCTTCTCGGCACGGTCCGTCGTGAGCAGCGCCTTGTTGAAGTCCGCATCGACCGCATCGTTCTTGTAGTACGCCGTGTTGAACAGCTTCGGCGGGAACGATTCCGAGCCCAGCAGCGGGCGCAGCGCCCAGTCGGCTTCACCCGTCGACGACGACCAGCCCACGTAGTACATGCGCACCGGCGCCTTGTCAGGATCCGGTGCGGACTCGACCAGCTCGACACGCTGACCGGCTTCGAGCGCGCGCACTTGCGCCTTGATGCCGACCTGCGCCAGTTGCTGCTGCACGAACTGGATCACCTTCTGCGCCGTCGTGTACGTGTAGGCGGACCACAGCACGGTCTCGAAGCCGTTCGGATAACCGGCTTCCTTGAGCAGTTCCTTGGCCTTGGCCGGGTTGTACGGCCACGGGCCGGTCTTGGCCGCGTAGTCGACGCCGTTCGGCACCACACCGTCGGCCGGCGTGGCATAGCCTGAGAAGGCCACCTTCACCAGCGCTTCCTTGTTGATAGCGTAGTTGATGGCCTGACGCACACGCACGTCGTCAAACGGCTTTTGCTTCGTGTTGAAGCTCACGTAGCGCTGGATGATCGACGGACCGGCGATCACGTCCACCTTGCCGCCCGACTTCAGACCTTCGGCCTGCTCATACGGCACCGGGAAGGCAAAACCGGCTTCGCCCGTCTGCATCACAGCCGCGCGCGTGTTGTTGTCCACCACCGGCTTGAAGGTGATCGTGTCGACCTTCGGATAGCCCTTCTTCCAGTAGCCGTCGAACTTCTTCACCTTCACGTAATCGGTGCGGTTCCATTCGACGAATTCGAACGGGCCGGTGCCGACCGGGTGCGAAGCGATGTCCTTACCGTACTTCTTGAGCGCTTCGGGCGAGATGATCACGGCCGACGGGTGTGCCAGCGTGTTGATGAACGGCGAGAACGGCTCCTTGAGCGTGAACTTCACCGTGTGCGCATCGACGGCTTCCGTCTTCGCGATTTCCTTGTACAGGTTGTAGCGCTTGAGCTTGTTTTCCGGGTTCGTCACGCGGTCGAAGTTCGCCTTCACGGCGGCGGCGTCGAAGGTCGTGCCGTCCTGGAACTTCACACCCGACTTGAGCTTGATCGTGTAGACGAGACCGTCCGGCGAGACCGTGTAGCTATCGGCCAGCACGTTGATGAGTTTCATGTCCTTGTCGAAACCGAACATGCCCTCGTAGAACGACTTGGCGACGGCTTGCGACAGCGTGTCGTTCGCATCGTAAGGATCCATCGTCGTGAAGGTCGATTGCACGGCCATCACGACATCCTTGGCGGCGAACGCAGGGGTTGCACCGAATACGGCGGACGCAACAGCGACGGACGCGAGCGCGGTTTTCCAGCGAGCGCCCAACAAAACGTTTTTCGACATCTGTCTTTCTCCTTCTGGTCTGACGGGGTCGCCCCGGGCGAGTCGCAGGACTGCGCCACTTGGCGGGCATTATGGTGACAACATGAACTGCAAAAGGTACTGCCTGAAACTACCGGGAGCGAAGCCATCGCCCCCGGGGAAAACGGGTTCGGCTTACGACGTGCGCACCATGCGAATCAGTAGGCACCCGCCACGCGATGGCGCGCGACAAAGTGCCCCGCGCCGACTTCGACCAGCGGCTGCACTTGCGGCTCGTCGCCCAGCGCGCGGATCGGGCTCGGAATCTCTTCCGTGAGCAGTTCGCGTTTGGCGTGACGACGCGCAGGATCGGCAATCGGCACTGCCGACATCAGCTTCTTCGTATATGGGTGTTGCGGGTTTTCGAAGATCGCGCGACGCGGGCCGATTTCGACGATCTGGCCGAGGAACATCACCGCCACGCGGTGGCTGATGCGCTCCACGACCGCCATGTCGTGCGAGATGAAAAGGAACGCAATGCCGAACTCCTTTTGCAGGTCGAGCATCAGGTTGATGATCTGGGCCTGCACGGAGACGTCAAGCGCCGAGACGGATTCGTCGGCGATCACGACCTTGGGTTTGAGCGCCAGTGCACGCGCGATGGCGATACGCTGACGCTGACCGCCCGAGAATTCATGCGGATAACGCTGGGCGTACTCGGCGGGCAGACCTACGCGCTCCAGCAATTCCGCCACGCGCTTTTCGGCTTCGGCACCGCTCGCCACACCATGCACCAGCAGCGGTTCCATGATCGAGAAGCCCACCGTCAGACGCGGATCGAGCGAGGCGAACGGGTCCTGGAAGATGAACTGGATATCGCGGCGCAGCGTCTGCAAGGCGCGGCCTGCGAGATCGTGAATCGGCTTGCCGCCGAACTCGATGGAGCCGCCCTGACTCGCGACCAGACGCAGCAGCGCACGGCCGGTCGTCGACTTGCCGCACCCCGATTCGCCCACGAGGCCCAGCGTTTCGCCGGGATACAGATCGAAACTCACTCGCTCGACCGCGTGCACACGTTGCTTCACGCGGCCGAAGAAGCCCGACGGCACGTCGAAGCGCGCCACGAGATCCTTCACGCGCAGGATCGGACCGGCATCGGTCTTGACCGTCGGTTGCGGCGTTTCGGCTGCGGGCTTGGCGTCGGGCGGTGCGTCGTAGCGCAGCAGCGGGAAGCGTGCGGGCAGATCGGTGCCTTGCATCGAACCGAGACGCGGCACGGCCGAGAGCAACGCCTGCGTGTAGCGCTCGCGCGGCGCGGCGAAGATCTCCGCCGACTTGCCTTCTTCGACCTTGTCACCGCGGTGCATGACCAGCACGCGATCGGCCACCTCGGCCACCACCCCCATGTCGTGCGTGATGAACACCACGCCCATGTGCATCTCGTCCTGCAACGCGCGAATCAGTTGCAGGATCTGCGCCTGAATGGTCACGTCGAGGGCGGTGGTCGGTTCGTCCGCGATCAGCAAACCCGGCTTGCACGAGAGCGCCATCGCGATCATCACCCGTTGACGCATACCCCCCGAGAGCTGGTGCGGGAAACGGCCGAGCACCCGGCGCGCTTCGGGGATGCGGACGAGTTCGAGCATGCGCAGGGCTTCGGCACGCGCGGCGGCGGCATCTTTGCCCTGGTGCAGGCGAATCGACTCGGCGATCTGCTCGCCGACCGGGAACACCGGATTGAGCGACGTCATCGGCTCCTGGAAGATCATCGCCATGTCGGCACCCCGGATGCTGCGCATGGTGTGACCGCTTGCACGCGTGAGGTCGACCAGCTTGCCGTTGCGGCGGCGCATGATCATCGTGCCCTGCGTGATGCGTCCGCCGCCGTTTTCCACGAGACGCATGGCGGCCAGCGACGTCACGGACTTGCCGGAGCCGGATTCGCCGACGATGGCGAGCGTCTCGCCCCGGTCGACATGGAAGGACAGGTCGCGCACGGCCGTGACCACGCGCTCGGAGGTCGCGAACTGCACGGAGATGCCGCTCACGTCGAGCACACGCTCGTCGGGCAACGAAATGGTTGGGGTTGTCTTACGCTCAGCCACGCCTGTCCTCGCTAATCTTCACTTGCCGAATCTGTTGCCAAGGGCGTTGCCGTCTCCGGTCCCGCCCTGTCCGGCCCGCCGTCCTGAGACGTCAGGCGATATTCATGGACGTTATTCGTGAATGGCCGTCACCGGCGTCTCGCCGACACGGGCCACGCCGCGATACATCCCTTCCGTGTTGAACGGCAGCGCCACGTTGCCCTGTGCGTCCACGGCAATCAGACCGCCTCGACCGTCCACGCGCGGCAGGCGCTCGCGAATGACGCGCTCGGCGGCATCGGCCAGTGACAGGCCCGCATAGGCCATCAGCGCCCCCACTTCGTAACACGCGACGGCGCGAATGAACGCCTCGCCAGTGCCCGTCGCCGAAACGGCGGCCGTGGCGTCGTTTGCGTAACAGCCCGCGCCGATCAGCGGCGAATCGCCCACACGGCCAATGGCCTTGTTCGTCATGCCGCCGGTCGAGGTCGCCGCCGCCACATGGCCGTGCATGTCACAGGCGACTGCGCCGACCGTGCCGAACTTCGTGTCCGGATCGATGGGCTCTTTCTTGAGTGGCATGTCGTGATCGAGCGACACGGCAGCACTCGCCAGCGCGCGCTGCAACTGGGCGTAGCGCGCCTCGGTAAAGAAGTACTCGGGATCGACCAGTTCTGCCCCGTTCGCCGCAGCGAAGGCTTCTGCCCCCTCGCCCACGAGCAGCACGTGCGGGCTGCGCTCCAGCACCGAGCGGGCAGCCAGAATCGGGTTGCGCACACGGTGAACGCAGGCGATGGCGCCGGCGTCGAGCGTCGTGCCGTTCATGATCGCAGCGTCGAGTTCGTGGGTGCCTTCATGGGTGAAGACTGCACCACGTCCGGCATTGAAGCGCGGGCAATCTTCGAGGTGCTGCACGGCTACGGTGACCGCGTCGAGCGCCGAGCCACCCGCCGCCAGGACGGCCTGACCGGCGCGCAGCACGTCGGCCAGAGCCTCGTGATATGCCTTGAGTTCTTCGGGCGACGTGTCGCGGCTGATCGTTCCGGCACCGCCGTGAATGGCGATGACGGCGCGTTGGGCGTGGCTCATGATGCGTTGTCCTTTCTGTCCAGACTGACGGGCGTCGCGCTGGACGCAGTGCTGGCATGACTCGAATGTCGGGGTGCGGTCTGATGGACGGGATTCGGTGCGCCCTGCGTGCTGGGCGTCGCCGCAGCGGCGGCGTTCGACAGCGACTTCACGGCGACGGTGGCAGTGGTGGCAGCGGTGGCCGTAGCGGCAGTGGTCGCGACGCGTCCCACGACAGGCGACGGCGCTCTGGCCACCGCTCTTGCCACATTGGCGGGCGCGTTCGACGGACTCTGTGACGCCGAGTCGATCCACGGTAGCAGGAAATCTGTCAGCTCGGTGGCTCGGTCCACGGCGTGTTTCGCGCGTTGCGCGACGGCGTCGCAAATGGCATCGATCATCGCCAGCACGCTCGCTTCGGAGTTGCTGGACAGACGCGGCTTGCTACGCACGAAGAGGACGATATCGCCCAGCGGTGCCAGCGGCGACGTCGGACTGTCCGTGAGCACCATCACCGACACACCGCGCCCGCGCAGGCGACGGCACAGTGTCACGGTATCTGAGACGTAGCGCGGGAAGCCGAGCGCGATCACCAGATCGCCCTCGCGCAATTTGAAGAGCTGACGCGCGGCATGCGTCGATCCGCCTGCGCCGACGACCGACTGCACATTTTCACAATAAGGATCGAGACCGTGATGCAGCAGACCGGCGAGATAACCGCTCGCCCCTAGTCCCAGCACGTAAATACGGTGCGCTTGCAGAATCGACTCGATGGCGCGCTCACACGTACCTGCGTCGAGCGCGCGACGGGTCCAGTCCAGATTCTCGATGGCCTGCGCAAGCGATGCTGCCATCACGTCCGCGCTGTCGCTCGCCTGGGCCTTGCTCGTGCGAAGGCTTTCGATGGGGGCCAGCGTCGCCTCGTAGCCGCGAACCATGGCCGCACGGCATTGCGGGTAGCCGTCGAAGCCGAGCGCGCGCGCGAAACGATTGACGGTCGCGAGCGACACGCCAACGGCGTCGGCAAATTCGTCGATGCGCATGGTCGCGGCCCGAAACGTATTGTCGAGCACGAACGCCGCCATGCGCTGCTGCGCGGGCGTCAGTTCGGGCATGGCTCGCACGATGCGCTCAGTGAGCGGCAAGTCGGCGGGCAACGAATCGGCGTCGATCATGAAAATGAATTGCATCCATCCTTCGGAGTGAAGGAAAGTATATTTTCATCGACACCCCGTCAAAAGAAAAAAAATAGTTCAAATGCAGCCAATCGAGCTTCCAACGCTGATGTATTTCCTCTTCTCAGCCCGCAAACCCTGTCAAAACAAGGGGGCACGACCTCCGTCATACGTAAAAAGCGGGCATACTAGGGGAAACCCGAATGCACGAACTTGCCGGCGGCTTTGCAATCCGACGCTGAAGTACGGTTTCACTGCGCACGGCGCTTGAGCGTCGCGCAGCGTCACTCAGATATCGCTTCGATATCACTCAATCGTCAGGTAACAGATTCACAGGACAGTCACTGGACCGCCTGGGGAGGCCAGGTCGGAGGCGAGTCGTAACGTGCGGTAAACATGGCGTAGTCACGGGCTTACATTCGCCCGTTACTGTGATCGAACGAATCGTGCCGATGTCGTTGACGAGGGTGGTGAACGCCTGGGACGCGGGATCGGATCGGTTGGATCGGGCGGATCTGTTGGGACGATCGGGCTGGACGAGAGGATGTCGCGGGGCCGATCGGGTCGGTCGAGTCAGTCGGCCCTTTCGATTCGGGCATCCGGCCAATCACAGATTCACAGCGTCGCAACATCGATTACGCCGACGTGAAAGCTATACGCCTCAAGGAGCATGACCATGCTGAGTCCGCATGAAATCGCTACGCTGTTGCTGGCGGCCGCATCCCTGGGCCCCATCGATGCCGATGCGCTCGAACCACCCGACCTCGCCGCGCTGGAGCAAGCGCGCCTGGTGCATGTGGCGGTGGATGAGGGACAAACGAAAGTGAGCGTGACCGAAGACGGCCACAGAGTGTTGCGTCGTCTTGGATTGGAACGGGTGCCGCAGGCAGCCGCATCGCTGCCTGCGCACACGAACGCGGATGCGTCAGAGCATCGCGAAGAACAGGCTTAAGCGCGCCAGGACGATCAGCAGAATCTGCATCAGCAGGAACAGCGCCAGCGGCGAGAGATCGAAGCCGCCGACCATCGGAATGACGCGGCGAAGCGGGCGCAGCAGCGGATCAAGCAAGTGCTGGAGAATCGGCATCGCCGTGGCACGCGGATTGACCCACGACAGCACGGCCATCAGCAGCGTGAGCCACATCACCAGATTCGCGCCCCACTTGGCGACGAGCACCAGCGCCACCAGCAAGCCACGCGGGAACACCGTGACCGGCGACACCCCCACCACAGCCGTGATCAGCACCAGATAAAGGATCGCCGCGATCCACGCGCCGATCACGCACGCCCAGTCGATCCCCCCAACGCCCGGCACGACACGCCGCAGCGGCAACACGATCCAGTTGGTGAACTGGAACACGCCTTGAGAGAGCGGATTGCGCGGCGGCAACCGCGTCGCCTGCATCCACACACGCAAAAGCAATAAAGCGCCGAATAGCGAGAAAACAAGGTCTAGCAGCAGACGGGCGATTTCGACGAGCATCTGGACTCCAACGGATTGTGCGGTCCCCCGCAAAACCGGCATTGTCGCATGCGTTTGCCCGAGTTCAATCCCTGCCTAACGCATTCAGTGGATGCTGCCCGTCCGGCCACGGTGAAACGAAGAAGGCATCCACCTCGGTCGTCGGCACGTCGTCCAATGTGGCGAAGCGCCAACGGGGTTGCTTGTCCTTGTCGATCAACAGCGCACGGACGCCCTCGACGAAATCGCCGGACGCGAATGCGTGATAGCCGAGCACCAGTTCCGTCCGGAATGCGTCAGCCAGATCGAGACGTCGTCCCTTCTGCAATTGGCGGTCGGTGACGCACAGACTGAGCGGCGAGCGTTGGCGAAGCAACGCCAGTGTCTCCGCCGACCAAGGGTTGTCGGTGTCGGCCGTGAGCGACGCCACGATGCCCGGCACGTCAAGGGCACTGAAATGCCTGTCGAGCGCCGCTCTCGCGCCAGCAAGCGACGCGGCGTCAGACGACGTACGCCCCAGCGGCAAAATGGCGGCGCGCAGACGCGCGAGTAACGCGTCGTTGCCGGAATCTGAGGCGTTCGGGTCGTCCTTGGCCCATTCGAACTTCAGCAGCACCTCGCGCAGTTGCGCCAGGGCATCGCCTTCGAGCCAGACATCGGCGAGTCCACAGTAGAGCGTATCGGCCGCCGCAATGGTCGCACCGGTCAGGCCGAGATAGCGCGCAAGCGTCGGCGCGAGATGCCCGAGGAACCAACTCGCGCCGACGTCCGGGAACAACCCGATGGCCGTCTCCGGCATCGCGAGCTTTGTTCTGTCGGTCACAATGCGCAGCGCCGCCCCCTGCGCGACTCCCATGCCACCGCCCATGACGATGCCGTCGAGCAAGGCGATATATGGCTTCGGATATCGGTGAATCAGATAGTCGAGCTGGTACTCGTCGACGAAGAACGCCTGATGCGCGTCAGCATTGCTCACCCGGCTGTCGTATAGCGCGCGGACATCGCCGCCAGCGCAGAACGCCTTCTCCCCCGCCCCTTCGATCAGCACCGCACGCACCGTGGTGTCGTCTTTCCACGCCATCAGCTGTCGCCACATGGCGCCCACCATACCGTGGGTGATGGCGTTCAGCGCCTTCGGCCGGTTGAGCGTGATCACACCGAACCCGTTGATCACGTCGAACAACACTTCGTCTTGCGCCTCGACAGCGCCATCGTGCAGATTCACTTGCCCTCCTCCTCAATCCAGTGCGCGGGCGATCACCTGCCGCTGAACTTCGCTGGTGCCTTCGTAGATTTGCGTGATGCGGGCATCGCGATAGAAGCGCTCGACCGGATAATCCTCCAGATACCCATAGCCGCCGTGAATCTGAATGGCATGCGTGCACACCCACTCAGCCAGTTCCGATGCGAAGAGCTTTGCCTGCGACGCCTCCGTCAGGCAGGGCAAGCCCTGAGTGCGCAGGGCCGCAGCGTGCAGGATCAGGAAGCGCGCCGCGTTGATGCGTGTCGTCATGTCGGCCAGCATGTTGGCAATACTCTGATGCTCGCGAATCGGCTTGCCAAATTGCTGACGCTCGTTCGCATATTGCAGCGCCGCCTCGAACGCGGCGCGCGCCACGCCCAGCGCCAGCGCCGCGATCCCAATGCGCCCGCCCTCAAGGTTTGACAACGCGATCTTCAGCCCCTGCCCCGGCTCGCCCAGCATGGCGTCCTCGCCGACCTCGCAGTCGACCAGCGTGATCGGGCAGGTGTCCGACGCGCGAATGCCCAGCTTGTGCTCGGGACGCCCGACCTCGAATCCCTTCGTATCGGTCGGCACGATGAAGGCCGAGATGCCACGCTTACCCGCCGCCGGATCGGTGACCGCGAACACGATGGCCACTGCCGCGCGCTTGCCGTTCGTCACGAACTGCTTGTTGCCGTTGAGCACCCACTTGTCGCCCCGACGCTCGGCACGCGTCTTCAGATTGCTCGCGTCCGACCCGGCTTGCGGCTCGGTGAGACAGAACGCCCCGATCTTGCGGCCTGCTGCCAGATCCGGCAGCCAGCGCTCGCGCTGGGCGTCGTTACCGAACTTCAGGATCGGCGCACAGCCGACCGAGTTGTGCACGGACATCATTGTGGCCGTGGAAGCGCAACCCGCCGCAATTTCCTCCATCGCCAGCGCGTACGCCGTGTAATCGGTGTACGACCCGCCGTACTGCTCCGGCACCATCATGCCGAGCAGGCCAAGCTCGCCCATCTGCGCAACCATCGCGTCGGGTAACGCACATTCCCGGTCCCATTGGGCTGCATTCGGCGCAAGTTGCTCACTGGAAAACGCACGCGCCATATCGCGAATCATGCGTTGATCTTCGGTATAGAAATCCATGCTCTGTCTCCTGCGCCGTGACGTTATCGGAACGTTATCGGAACGTAACCGGTGAAAATCGCGTTTAAGAATCGTCGAGGTCTTTCGCCTGTCAATAGGTCCAGTGTAGGGATCGCGCCCCGTTGGCACCATAGCCAAAAACGGCAAATTGGATGAGCGGAATTGCCATCGGAATCGTCTGTATTGGGCTCAGGACAAACCCTCATGGCCGCAAGGATTCGCCGCAAGCCCTGTCGGACAACGACCAGGGTACGCCTGACGCGAGGCGATATCCCCTGTTTGCGGAGTGGATAAATCCCTCACGAACTCTGACCCGATTGGACATTGCCTGCCGCCGACGCCACCCATTACGATGAATTTCCCCTTGCCCGCGAGCGTCGCCCCCGAGAACAGACGGTGCCGCGGGCGGTCGGCGAAGCGCTTAGAGGTCACTGCATCGTATGCGCGCTTGCCGACCGGCATCGGACTTCAGGAGACAACCCATGACTGCGGATTACGCTCAAGCCTATGAGGCGTTCGACCTCGACGCCACCGTGCGCGCCACGCTGGACGGCAACCTCGACGCGATGAATGCCTGTGTCGAATGTTGCGACCGTCACGCCCTTCCCGGGCGCATCGCCTTGTTCTGGGAAGGCAAGGACGGCACGAGCCAGACCTGGACGTTCAAGTTGCTGCAAACCCTGTCGGCGCGCTTCGCCAACTTCCTGCGCGAACAGGGTGTGCAGCCTGGCGACCGCGTTAGCGGCCTGCTGCCTCGCACGCCGGAATTACTCGTCACAATTCTCGGCACGTGGCGCGCAGGCGCGGTGTATCAGCCGCTCTTCACGGCGTTCGGGCCGAAGGCGATCGAACACCGTCTGCAGAGCGCGCAAAGTAAGCTCGTCATTACCGACGCGACCAACCGGGCGAAGCTCGACGAAGTCGCCAACTGCCCGCCGGTCGCAACGGTCGGCGGCCCTCGCGGTCAGGGTGTACGACGTGGCGACTTCAGTTTCTGGCACGAGGTGGAGCACCACGACGAGGTGTTCGAACCGGTCATGCGCCGGGGCGACGATCCGTTCATGATGATGTTCACCTCGGGCACGACGGGCGCGGCCAAGCCGGTGATGGTGCCGCTGCGCGCGATCATGGCGTTCATGGGCTATATGCGTGACGCCGTCGATCTACGTCCGACCGACACCTTCTGGAACATTGCGGACCCGGGATGGGCGTACGGGCTGTATTACGCTGTCACGGGACCGCTCGCGATGGGGATTCCCACGACGTTCTACGATGGGCCATTCACCGTAGAGAGCACGTACCGGATCATCAACAAACTCGGTGTCACCAACCTTGCGGGGTCACCGACAGCGTTCCGTCTGCTCATCGCCGGTGGCGAGAAGGCCGCGGCTCCGGTCAAAGGCCGACTGCGCGCCGTGTCGAGCGCCGGTGAGCCGCTGAACCCGGAAGTCATTCGTTGGTTCGCCGAGCATCTCGGTGTGACCATTCATGATCATTACGGCCAGACGGAACTGGGCATGGTGG
This window of the Pandoraea sputorum genome carries:
- a CDS encoding YggT family protein, giving the protein MLVEIARLLLDLVFSLFGALLLLRVWMQATRLPPRNPLSQGVFQFTNWIVLPLRRVVPGVGGIDWACVIGAWIAAILYLVLITAVVGVSPVTVFPRGLLVALVLVAKWGANLVMWLTLLMAVLSWVNPRATAMPILQHLLDPLLRPLRRVIPMVGGFDLSPLALFLLMQILLIVLARLSLFFAML
- a CDS encoding MurR/RpiR family transcriptional regulator produces the protein MQFIFMIDADSLPADLPLTERIVRAMPELTPAQQRMAAFVLDNTFRAATMRIDEFADAVGVSLATVNRFARALGFDGYPQCRAAMVRGYEATLAPIESLRTSKAQASDSADVMAASLAQAIENLDWTRRALDAGTCERAIESILQAHRIYVLGLGASGYLAGLLHHGLDPYCENVQSVVGAGGSTHAARQLFKLREGDLVIALGFPRYVSDTVTLCRRLRGRGVSVMVLTDSPTSPLAPLGDIVLFVRSKPRLSSNSEASVLAMIDAICDAVAQRAKHAVDRATELTDFLLPWIDSASQSPSNAPANVARAVARAPSPVVGRVATTAATATAATTATVAVKSLSNAAAAATPSTQGAPNPVHQTAPRHSSHASTASSATPVSLDRKDNAS
- the gsiB gene encoding glutathione ABC transporter substrate-binding protein GsiB, producing MSKNVLLGARWKTALASVAVASAVFGATPAFAAKDVVMAVQSTFTTMDPYDANDTLSQAVAKSFYEGMFGFDKDMKLINVLADSYTVSPDGLVYTIKLKSGVKFQDGTTFDAAAVKANFDRVTNPENKLKRYNLYKEIAKTEAVDAHTVKFTLKEPFSPFINTLAHPSAVIISPEALKKYGKDIASHPVGTGPFEFVEWNRTDYVKVKKFDGYWKKGYPKVDTITFKPVVDNNTRAAVMQTGEAGFAFPVPYEQAEGLKSGGKVDVIAGPSIIQRYVSFNTKQKPFDDVRVRQAINYAINKEALVKVAFSGYATPADGVVPNGVDYAAKTGPWPYNPAKAKELLKEAGYPNGFETVLWSAYTYTTAQKVIQFVQQQLAQVGIKAQVRALEAGQRVELVESAPDPDKAPVRMYYVGWSSSTGEADWALRPLLGSESFPPKLFNTAYYKNDAVDADFNKALLTTDRAEKTKLYTDAQQKIWNDAPWAFLVTEKLLYARNKNLTGVYTMPDGSFNFTDISMK
- the gsiC gene encoding glutathione ABC transporter permease GsiC; this translates as MLNYFLKRLLGLIPTLLIVAVLVFAFVHMLPGDPARLAAGPQADEATVALVRQDLGLDKPLLTQFTSFITNAVRGDFGLSMRSKQPVSQEISSRFLPTLWLTLVSMVWSVVIGMGLGVASAVWRNRWPDRLGMTFAVSGISFPAFALGMLLMQIFSVQLGWLPTIGADSWKSYILPSITLGAAVAAVMARFTRSAFVEVLHEDFVRTARAKGLNEMRVVFKHALRNAMIPVVTMMGLQFGFLLGGSIVVEVVFNWPGLGRLLIDSVEMRDYPVIQALVLLFSLEFILINLVVDVLYAVINPTIRYK
- a CDS encoding acyl-CoA dehydrogenase family protein; protein product: MDFYTEDQRMIRDMARAFSSEQLAPNAAQWDRECALPDAMVAQMGELGLLGMMVPEQYGGSYTDYTAYALAMEEIAAGCASTATMMSVHNSVGCAPILKFGNDAQRERWLPDLAAGRKIGAFCLTEPQAGSDASNLKTRAERRGDKWVLNGNKQFVTNGKRAAVAIVFAVTDPAAGKRGISAFIVPTDTKGFEVGRPEHKLGIRASDTCPITLVDCEVGEDAMLGEPGQGLKIALSNLEGGRIGIAALALGVARAAFEAALQYANERQQFGKPIREHQSIANMLADMTTRINAARFLILHAAALRTQGLPCLTEASQAKLFASELAEWVCTHAIQIHGGYGYLEDYPVERFYRDARITQIYEGTSEVQRQVIARALD
- a CDS encoding dipeptide ABC transporter ATP-binding protein, giving the protein MAERKTTPTISLPDERVLDVSGISVQFATSERVVTAVRDLSFHVDRGETLAIVGESGSGKSVTSLAAMRLVENGGGRITQGTMIMRRRNGKLVDLTRASGHTMRSIRGADMAMIFQEPMTSLNPVFPVGEQIAESIRLHQGKDAAAARAEALRMLELVRIPEARRVLGRFPHQLSGGMRQRVMIAMALSCKPGLLIADEPTTALDVTIQAQILQLIRALQDEMHMGVVFITHDMGVVAEVADRVLVMHRGDKVEEGKSAEIFAAPRERYTQALLSAVPRLGSMQGTDLPARFPLLRYDAPPDAKPAAETPQPTVKTDAGPILRVKDLVARFDVPSGFFGRVKQRVHAVERVSFDLYPGETLGLVGESGCGKSTTGRALLRLVASQGGSIEFGGKPIHDLAGRALQTLRRDIQFIFQDPFASLDPRLTVGFSIMEPLLVHGVASGAEAEKRVAELLERVGLPAEYAQRYPHEFSGGQRQRIAIARALALKPKVVIADESVSALDVSVQAQIINLMLDLQKEFGIAFLFISHDMAVVERISHRVAVMFLGQIVEIGPRRAIFENPQHPYTKKLMSAVPIADPARRHAKRELLTEEIPSPIRALGDEPQVQPLVEVGAGHFVARHRVAGAY
- a CDS encoding isoaspartyl peptidase/L-asparaginase family protein, whose protein sequence is MSHAQRAVIAIHGGAGTISRDTSPEELKAYHEALADVLRAGQAVLAAGGSALDAVTVAVQHLEDCPRFNAGRGAVFTHEGTHELDAAIMNGTTLDAGAIACVHRVRNPILAARSVLERSPHVLLVGEGAEAFAAANGAELVDPEYFFTEARYAQLQRALASAAVSLDHDMPLKKEPIDPDTKFGTVGAVACDMHGHVAAATSTGGMTNKAIGRVGDSPLIGAGCYANDATAAVSATGTGEAFIRAVACYEVGALMAYAGLSLADAAERVIRERLPRVDGRGGLIAVDAQGNVALPFNTEGMYRGVARVGETPVTAIHE
- a CDS encoding enoyl-CoA hydratase/isomerase family protein; its protein translation is MNLHDGAVEAQDEVLFDVINGFGVITLNRPKALNAITHGMVGAMWRQLMAWKDDTTVRAVLIEGAGEKAFCAGGDVRALYDSRVSNADAHQAFFVDEYQLDYLIHRYPKPYIALLDGIVMGGGMGVAQGAALRIVTDRTKLAMPETAIGLFPDVGASWFLGHLAPTLARYLGLTGATIAAADTLYCGLADVWLEGDALAQLREVLLKFEWAKDDPNASDSGNDALLARLRAAILPLGRTSSDAASLAGARAALDRHFSALDVPGIVASLTADTDNPWSAETLALLRQRSPLSLCVTDRQLQKGRRLDLADAFRTELVLGYHAFASGDFVEGVRALLIDKDKQPRWRFATLDDVPTTEVDAFFVSPWPDGQHPLNALGRD